In the genome of Coraliomargarita algicola, one region contains:
- the dctP gene encoding TRAP transporter substrate-binding protein DctP, with product MNQNKSYLSLGVFIGVILASLAFAFFSPSGGGTTIGRELKVSHNSPTTHPVHAGLEHMAKRLAELSGGQLRLQVFPNGQLGSETQTMEQLQAGTLDIAKGSSAPISNFVSVCKIFSLPYLFRDLASL from the coding sequence ATGAACCAGAACAAATCCTATCTTTCCCTGGGTGTATTCATTGGAGTGATACTCGCTTCATTGGCTTTTGCCTTTTTTAGCCCTAGTGGTGGAGGCACGACTATCGGGCGCGAGCTGAAGGTGTCGCACAATTCGCCCACGACACACCCGGTGCATGCCGGGTTGGAGCACATGGCGAAGCGGCTGGCAGAGCTGTCGGGTGGGCAGTTGCGGCTGCAGGTATTTCCCAATGGTCAGTTGGGCAGTGAGACGCAGACGATGGAGCAGTTGCAAGCAGGCACGCTCGACATTGCCAAGGGTAGTTCAGCGCCGATTAGTAACTTCGTCTCTGTCTGCAAGATCTTCAGTTTGCCCTATCTGTTTCGTGACCTCGCGTCACTTTGA
- a CDS encoding DUF1080 domain-containing protein: MRNTKYWMSLLVACLLTGSVSFAGEWIDLFNGKDLTHWENPYDWGKAEIVDGEIHLTTEKSKWFLATKKEYSDFIFEAEVKMPEGPSNSGFLFRSHKSKNKMFGYQAEVDPSSRNWSGGLYDEGRRKWFISPNRDHAASKEEQLQSIAEFTKRVGTSFKRDDWNKYRIECRGDHIKISVNGVTTTDIHDQVDSKGYIALQHHGEDGQIYRFRNIRIMDLADE; encoded by the coding sequence ATGAGAAATACAAAATACTGGATGAGTTTACTGGTGGCATGCCTATTGACTGGCAGCGTATCATTCGCAGGCGAATGGATTGACCTTTTTAATGGTAAAGACCTCACACATTGGGAGAATCCATATGACTGGGGAAAGGCTGAAATCGTGGACGGAGAAATTCACCTCACCACGGAGAAATCAAAGTGGTTCCTCGCCACGAAAAAGGAATATTCTGATTTCATTTTCGAAGCGGAAGTGAAAATGCCAGAGGGCCCATCCAATTCAGGTTTCCTGTTCCGCAGTCACAAATCAAAGAACAAAATGTTCGGCTATCAGGCGGAAGTAGACCCCTCCAGTAGAAACTGGTCAGGCGGCCTGTACGATGAAGGACGCCGCAAATGGTTCATCTCACCGAACCGGGATCATGCCGCATCCAAGGAGGAACAGTTACAGTCTATCGCTGAATTTACCAAACGCGTGGGCACCAGTTTCAAACGTGATGATTGGAATAAATACCGTATTGAATGCCGCGGTGATCATATTAAGATCTCCGTCAATGGCGTCACCACAACAGATATCCATGATCAAGTAGATTCAAAGGGATACATCGCCCTTCAGCACCATGGCGAAGACGGGCAAATCTACCGATTCCGCAATATCAGAATTATGGATCTGGCCGACGAGTAA
- a CDS encoding TRAP transporter large permease, with the protein MTQELAILMALFMALLCLRVPIAFVLGMVTVVTAVALDYDNIPLSVASDLSNGIDSFALLAIPFFILAGELMGSGGLARRLIDLATAVVGRLPGGLAAVNTMTCMLFGAISGSSVAAVSSIGGTLIPEMNRKGYDRDFNIAITASAATTGLLIPPSNIMIVYALVAGNVSVAALFMAGIVPGIVVGLGIMAVALVLCLKRGYGKAVAGVAVSYPPLMASLLGAVPSLLLVIIVLGGILEGIFTATEASAIAVLWALILGVVCYREIAWSDLPEIILKAARTTAVVLFLVACSYAMSRLLTQEQVPQQVSAGLLSLSENPIVILLMMNLILLMVGVFMDMTPAVLIFTPIFLPIATALGLDPVHFGIILIANLCIGLLTPPVGTCLFVGAGVGKSDIMSVSRAMLPFYAVMVIALLVITYWAPLSMFLPRLIGV; encoded by the coding sequence ATGACACAGGAACTCGCTATTTTGATGGCACTCTTCATGGCCTTGCTTTGCTTGCGAGTGCCGATCGCCTTTGTGCTGGGCATGGTCACTGTGGTGACTGCAGTGGCCTTGGATTACGACAACATCCCTTTATCCGTGGCCAGTGATTTAAGTAATGGAATCGACAGTTTTGCGCTCCTAGCGATTCCCTTTTTCATCCTCGCCGGCGAGTTGATGGGCAGTGGGGGACTGGCTCGTCGTTTGATCGACCTGGCCACCGCAGTGGTGGGGCGTTTGCCCGGCGGCTTGGCGGCAGTCAATACCATGACCTGCATGCTCTTTGGGGCCATCAGTGGCTCCTCCGTGGCGGCTGTGTCCAGTATCGGGGGCACCTTGATCCCTGAGATGAACCGCAAGGGCTACGACCGTGATTTCAATATTGCGATCACCGCCAGTGCGGCAACGACCGGACTCTTGATTCCTCCGAGTAACATCATGATCGTGTATGCATTGGTCGCGGGGAATGTATCTGTGGCCGCGCTTTTCATGGCGGGGATCGTTCCCGGAATTGTGGTGGGGCTGGGGATTATGGCCGTGGCACTGGTGCTCTGCCTCAAGCGGGGCTATGGCAAAGCAGTGGCTGGAGTCGCAGTGAGCTATCCACCGCTGATGGCTTCCTTATTGGGTGCAGTGCCCAGCTTACTCTTGGTCATCATCGTGTTGGGCGGCATCCTCGAGGGCATCTTCACTGCGACTGAAGCCTCGGCCATCGCCGTATTGTGGGCCTTGATACTCGGCGTTGTCTGCTACCGGGAAATCGCCTGGAGCGACCTGCCTGAGATTATTTTGAAAGCCGCACGCACGACCGCAGTGGTGCTCTTTCTGGTGGCCTGTAGTTATGCCATGAGTCGCTTACTGACTCAAGAGCAGGTGCCGCAGCAGGTCAGCGCGGGCTTACTTAGCCTGTCGGAAAACCCGATCGTTATTTTGCTGATGATGAATCTGATCCTGCTGATGGTGGGTGTGTTTATGGACATGACGCCCGCCGTGCTGATCTTTACGCCGATCTTTCTACCAATCGCGACTGCGTTGGGTTTGGATCCGGTGCACTTTGGAATCATCCTGATCGCGAACCTTTGCATCGGCCTTTTGACGCCACCTGTCGGCACCTGTCTCTTCGTCGGCGCCGGCGTTGGCAAGAGCGATATCATGAGTGTTTCAAGGGCCATGTTGCCCTTCTATGCGGTGATGGTGATCGCGCTGCTGGTGATTACCTACTGGGCGCCGCTCTCGATGTTTCTGCCACGCCTGATTGGTGTCTAG
- a CDS encoding Gfo/Idh/MocA family protein, translating into MTPRKSIPRRSFLRQSAVAAGAILGAPMVLRSETLGNSQKAAANSRMGIGFIGTGLIAQGHLATFAGMRELQAIAVCDLWQQKMKDAKKLLAGKGATSVTSTPDYEELLQNPDVDLVCIATPDHWHAAVAIAAMKAGKDVYVEKPMTLTIEEGKAVLAAEQKYGRILQVGSQQRSSAHFRIAANLVRNGFIGEVKEVYCRLGEMPLPPEQEPVIPVPEGFDYDRWLGPTPYYGYSENRSKSKYGGGWRCYWDYGNRKFGDWGAHHYDIVQWALGRDDTGPVEFIPLGYEGATHHHYRYADGITVWRDKEPDHGHMIRFIGSEGEVHVSRGKLDTIPVDLKRHRFTDDDIQVYESKNHRQNFIDSVKSREPTICPASVGHRTGTICQLGAIAERLARPLLWDPAAQQIIGDTKAASMQDRPRRAGYELPTV; encoded by the coding sequence ATGACACCACGCAAATCCATCCCCCGACGTTCATTCTTAAGACAATCCGCAGTCGCTGCGGGCGCAATCCTAGGCGCCCCGATGGTGCTCCGATCCGAGACTCTCGGAAACTCGCAGAAAGCCGCCGCCAATTCTCGCATGGGTATCGGCTTCATCGGAACAGGCCTGATCGCACAAGGGCACCTTGCGACCTTCGCTGGTATGCGTGAGCTGCAAGCCATTGCGGTCTGCGACCTCTGGCAACAGAAAATGAAAGATGCCAAAAAGCTTCTGGCCGGTAAAGGTGCCACATCCGTGACCAGCACCCCCGACTATGAGGAACTCTTGCAAAACCCCGATGTCGATCTCGTCTGTATTGCCACGCCCGACCACTGGCATGCCGCAGTGGCAATCGCAGCAATGAAAGCAGGTAAAGATGTCTATGTGGAGAAACCGATGACACTGACGATTGAGGAGGGCAAAGCCGTGCTTGCTGCCGAGCAGAAATATGGCCGCATTTTACAAGTCGGTTCACAACAACGCTCATCCGCTCATTTCCGTATCGCTGCGAATCTGGTTCGCAACGGATTCATCGGCGAGGTTAAAGAGGTCTATTGTAGACTAGGAGAGATGCCACTGCCTCCAGAGCAGGAGCCAGTGATCCCTGTTCCAGAAGGCTTTGACTATGATCGCTGGCTTGGACCGACTCCCTACTATGGGTATTCTGAAAATCGCTCAAAATCGAAATACGGCGGAGGCTGGCGCTGCTATTGGGACTACGGGAACCGCAAGTTCGGCGACTGGGGCGCACACCACTACGACATCGTGCAATGGGCACTCGGCCGTGACGACACAGGGCCTGTCGAATTCATCCCACTAGGTTACGAAGGTGCCACACATCACCATTACCGCTACGCGGACGGCATCACTGTCTGGCGCGACAAGGAGCCCGACCATGGCCACATGATTCGCTTTATTGGCAGCGAAGGTGAAGTCCATGTCAGCCGAGGTAAACTCGATACCATTCCAGTCGACTTGAAGCGTCATCGTTTCACCGACGACGATATTCAAGTCTACGAGTCAAAGAATCACCGCCAGAATTTTATCGACTCGGTCAAGTCCCGGGAACCAACGATTTGCCCCGCATCCGTCGGTCACCGAACCGGCACCATTTGCCAACTCGGAGCGATCGCAGAGCGCCTAGCCCGTCCCTTGCTATGGGATCCTGCCGCCCAACAAATCATCGGCGACACCAAAGCAGCCTCGATGCAAGATCGCCCGCGCCGCGCGGGCTACGAACTACCAACAGTTTAA
- a CDS encoding alkaline phosphatase D family protein, whose protein sequence is MRKILLSSLVFTTAVLSLQGTVRSDSPNAQVPKGSSKTGLDSALFNFNLIVPQPESVNEMYSAAWEVMSSKQDATFVDLMQDEVFQQHVEANGLEVLGGPMLGSVTADGAKVWLRTLKPSRVEVQVDVGDQTKVYGPVQSTVESDLTAIVPVDGLQAGTRYPYRVLVDGQVISIPKHAAIVTAPEDKSTGEVRIAFGSCLHRWGFGNQIHLDLIRSRNPSAMLLLGDIAVQDRENHLGLHRADYFMRDLYPAWQDFSATVPTYATWDDHDYFDNDKAGVYGAFTVADKAAVCDVFQQAWNNPSYGFNDQRRGVFLRTRIGPADVIMVDNRYFREKKKGDGAFLGDEQMDWLEAQLLDCKGPFIILSCGSMWSDYVSGGKDSWGKFDPKGRERIFQLIEKHQIPGVILISGDRHGARGFTIPRPSGYEFYEFEAASLGGRCGPPTQHSSWKTQLYGICDQYAFGELSIDANLADPEITFRLVEESGDIIYQTTLTRSQLTP, encoded by the coding sequence ATGAGAAAAATTCTCCTCTCAAGCTTAGTTTTCACAACAGCTGTCCTGTCCTTGCAGGGGACGGTGCGTTCAGATTCGCCCAACGCGCAGGTCCCTAAAGGGAGTTCGAAGACCGGCTTGGACTCGGCGCTGTTTAATTTTAACTTGATCGTGCCTCAACCGGAATCGGTCAATGAGATGTATTCCGCGGCTTGGGAGGTGATGTCCTCAAAACAGGATGCCACCTTCGTCGATTTGATGCAGGACGAGGTCTTCCAGCAGCATGTTGAAGCCAACGGTCTGGAGGTCTTGGGAGGGCCGATGCTGGGCAGCGTGACGGCGGATGGTGCGAAGGTCTGGCTTCGCACCCTGAAACCATCCCGAGTGGAGGTGCAGGTGGATGTCGGAGATCAGACAAAAGTTTACGGGCCCGTGCAGAGCACGGTGGAGTCAGACCTGACGGCCATTGTTCCGGTCGACGGCTTGCAGGCAGGCACGCGATATCCGTATCGGGTGCTGGTCGATGGTCAGGTGATTTCGATTCCGAAGCATGCGGCGATTGTCACGGCCCCGGAGGATAAGTCTACGGGGGAGGTCCGCATCGCCTTTGGGAGTTGTTTGCACCGATGGGGATTTGGAAACCAGATACATCTGGATTTAATTCGCAGTCGCAATCCGTCGGCGATGTTGCTTCTGGGTGATATCGCCGTTCAGGACCGTGAAAATCATCTCGGCTTACACCGTGCAGACTACTTTATGCGCGACCTATATCCAGCGTGGCAGGATTTTTCCGCAACGGTGCCCACCTACGCGACTTGGGATGATCATGACTATTTTGATAATGACAAAGCCGGGGTGTATGGTGCGTTCACGGTTGCCGACAAAGCGGCGGTCTGCGATGTCTTTCAGCAGGCTTGGAACAATCCATCCTATGGTTTCAATGACCAGCGACGCGGCGTTTTCCTACGCACACGCATCGGTCCTGCGGATGTGATCATGGTCGATAATCGTTACTTCAGGGAAAAGAAGAAGGGCGATGGGGCCTTTCTCGGTGATGAACAAATGGACTGGCTGGAAGCCCAACTGCTCGACTGTAAAGGACCATTCATCATTTTGTCCTGCGGTTCGATGTGGAGTGATTATGTCTCTGGTGGTAAAGATTCCTGGGGGAAGTTCGACCCCAAGGGGCGTGAGCGTATTTTTCAGCTGATCGAGAAGCACCAGATCCCTGGCGTGATTCTCATCTCGGGCGATCGCCATGGGGCGCGCGGGTTCACGATTCCACGTCCGTCCGGTTATGAATTCTACGAGTTTGAAGCGGCCAGTTTGGGTGGTCGTTGTGGTCCTCCGACCCAGCACTCCAGTTGGAAAACGCAGCTCTACGGGATTTGCGATCAGTATGCCTTTGGCGAGCTTTCGATCGATGCCAACCTCGCCGACCCTGAAATTACTTTTCGACTGGTTGAGGAAAGCGGCGACATCATTTATCAAACCACACTGACACGCAGTCAATTGACTCCGTAA
- a CDS encoding arylsulfatase, with protein MLKRGIISTISGGLLAALLSGVAVAEVKSPAMSRPNIVFVLCDDLGYGDVQCLNPEQGKIKTPWVDKLASEGMIFTDVHSGSSVCTPTRYGLMTGRYSWRTKLQRGVVQGFKPNLIAEDRPTVASFLKAQGYHTGIVGKWHLNFDYLDPETGVALKKKNKSSLAPVGSTIPDGPVNRGFDYYHGFHHAGDMRGVIENNKVIAHDDVINMLPRLTRKAVEYIDARAAEKDVPFFLYVPLGSPHTPIVPTEEWQGKSGLGDYGDFVMQTDASVGAILEALDRNGLSDNTLVIFSSDNGCSKAANIPALAKQGHIVSAGMRGSKADLWDGGHRVPFIVRWPGKVAAGSSSDQLICLTDFFATLSELTGKPLPSGSAEDSVSFLPALSGKPIVSTRNGVIHHSYTGHFAYRMGKWKLLLAKGSGGWTSPTEKQMPKGSLPAQLYDMEADPAETTNLYTTHPEVAAQLLAQLEADVARGRSTEGPASQNDVKQINLWKSGQ; from the coding sequence ATGTTAAAAAGAGGAATTATATCGACGATTTCAGGCGGCTTGCTGGCAGCGCTGCTTTCTGGGGTTGCCGTTGCCGAAGTTAAGTCGCCGGCGATGAGTCGACCTAACATTGTCTTTGTTTTGTGCGATGATTTGGGTTATGGGGATGTGCAGTGCTTGAATCCCGAGCAGGGAAAAATCAAAACTCCGTGGGTCGATAAGCTGGCGAGTGAGGGCATGATCTTTACCGACGTGCATTCGGGCTCTTCGGTTTGCACACCGACGCGCTACGGCTTGATGACGGGGCGCTACAGCTGGCGCACGAAATTGCAGCGTGGTGTCGTGCAGGGCTTTAAGCCAAATCTGATCGCCGAAGACCGCCCGACGGTGGCGAGTTTTTTGAAAGCGCAGGGCTACCACACCGGGATTGTCGGCAAGTGGCATCTAAACTTTGATTACCTCGACCCTGAGACGGGCGTGGCGCTCAAGAAAAAGAATAAGAGCTCACTTGCACCAGTTGGTTCAACGATTCCAGATGGACCAGTGAATCGCGGCTTTGATTATTACCACGGCTTCCATCATGCCGGTGATATGCGGGGCGTGATCGAAAATAATAAGGTGATCGCGCACGATGATGTGATCAATATGTTGCCGCGCCTGACACGTAAGGCGGTAGAATATATTGACGCACGTGCGGCCGAAAAGGATGTGCCGTTCTTTCTCTATGTTCCGCTCGGTTCGCCACACACTCCGATTGTGCCGACAGAAGAGTGGCAGGGCAAAAGCGGCTTGGGTGACTACGGAGATTTTGTCATGCAGACCGATGCCAGCGTGGGGGCTATTCTGGAGGCACTGGACCGCAATGGTCTGAGTGATAACACGCTGGTTATTTTCAGCAGCGACAACGGCTGCTCGAAAGCGGCCAACATTCCTGCCCTTGCCAAGCAGGGGCATATTGTGAGCGCGGGGATGCGTGGCTCCAAAGCGGACCTTTGGGACGGCGGGCATCGTGTTCCGTTTATTGTCCGCTGGCCTGGGAAAGTCGCCGCGGGATCGAGCAGTGATCAGTTGATTTGCTTGACCGACTTCTTTGCCACTTTGTCCGAATTGACTGGAAAGCCACTGCCATCTGGGAGTGCTGAAGACAGCGTCAGCTTTTTGCCCGCGCTTTCAGGCAAGCCGATTGTTTCGACACGCAATGGGGTGATCCATCATTCTTATACTGGGCATTTTGCCTACCGTATGGGTAAGTGGAAGCTCCTGCTCGCCAAGGGCTCGGGCGGTTGGACCAGTCCTACGGAAAAGCAAATGCCGAAAGGGAGCCTGCCGGCGCAGTTGTATGATATGGAAGCGGATCCGGCTGAGACCACCAATCTATATACGACGCATCCTGAAGTGGCGGCCCAATTACTCGCTCAACTCGAGGCCGATGTCGCGCGCGGGCGTAGCACGGAGGGACCCGCCTCTCAGAACGATGTGAAACAGATCAATCTTTGGAAAAGCGGACAATAA
- the dctP gene encoding TRAP transporter substrate-binding protein DctP, translated as MTSRHFEVCKEFAFDHHARVPDIVLISLKTWASLSEQEQAWLLQAAGEASEFQRAAWAVGDKEALALMEAQGVNVTYPDIEPFMAATQSVRDKYATGQLSELVRRISEE; from the coding sequence GTGACCTCGCGTCACTTTGAGGTCTGTAAGGAATTTGCTTTCGACCATCATGCCCGCGTGCCGGACATAGTGCTGATCAGTTTGAAGACCTGGGCGAGCCTGAGCGAGCAAGAGCAGGCATGGCTGCTGCAAGCAGCCGGTGAGGCCAGCGAATTCCAGCGCGCAGCCTGGGCCGTGGGGGACAAAGAGGCGCTGGCCTTGATGGAAGCGCAGGGCGTGAATGTGACCTATCCGGACATTGAACCATTTATGGCAGCCACACAGTCCGTGCGTGATAAATATGCAACCGGGCAATTGAGTGAGCTCGTGCGCCGAATTAGTGAGGAGTGA
- a CDS encoding TRAP transporter small permease yields MLKRINQQASRLLNFLLIIIFIVLVVDVLWGVASRYLLGHQARWSEELARLLMVWLALLGAALASREGQHLGLDVVVRQWTADVQRWAGVVVQLFVLVFAVIIMAWGGGQLVAARFESGQLLPALDISRAWFYLALPVSGLLVSCFSLERLLDALRSAPEAQEDAS; encoded by the coding sequence ATGCTGAAACGGATCAATCAACAGGCCTCGCGCCTTCTTAATTTTTTACTGATCATCATCTTCATCGTGCTGGTGGTCGATGTGCTCTGGGGAGTCGCTTCGCGCTACCTGCTGGGGCATCAGGCCCGCTGGTCGGAGGAGTTGGCTCGGCTGTTGATGGTCTGGCTGGCCTTGTTAGGCGCTGCCTTAGCCAGCCGTGAGGGACAGCATCTCGGGCTGGATGTGGTGGTGCGCCAATGGACGGCCGACGTGCAACGCTGGGCTGGGGTAGTCGTGCAACTTTTCGTTTTGGTCTTCGCAGTGATCATCATGGCATGGGGCGGGGGACAGTTGGTGGCTGCACGCTTCGAGTCGGGACAGCTCTTGCCCGCGCTCGATATTTCCCGCGCTTGGTTTTACCTGGCCCTACCTGTCAGTGGGCTGTTGGTGTCCTGTTTCAGTTTGGAGCGTTTATTGGATGCCTTGCGATCAGCTCCGGAAGCACAGGAGGACGCATCATGA
- a CDS encoding sialate O-acetylesterase → MKFLYRIVLLAGLLLNGSLQASLELGSLFTDHMVLQREMPIPVWGLADPQATIEVSFGEQIQTITADAEGQWMLHLEPEAASYDPRTMTVRALASQNAPIELSDVLVGEVWICSGQSNMQFGVNAVPELKALTAQSKHIRSFEVKRTVAFTEQATCEGEWLDSYPSSAVAFGFAYFLQAQADVPVGIILTAWGSSSLEAWMPRDMVETVPHFKTLMEEFDADTATRRKIQSILDGPQPWSKSDDVFLRRQTNVLYNAMMAPLAPYAARGLVWYQGERNTQSMYGMVEAPWFARNSGMLKYGDTLKKWMLRYRQEWGRDDFQFLVVMLPGYYNPPETSPQGDAESPITHSWAWIRESQLKALELPHVAVANTIDLGSEKNVHPRDKLPVAERLALLAARDIHGLEVEAEGPVMQRVEAAGDSLVVRFEHAAGLKTTDGKAPSAFWIADESAHWVSATAELRGETVVLRSTELKRPLYVRYAFAGKPGVNLVNAAGLPAYPFRTDRFQP, encoded by the coding sequence ATGAAATTCCTCTACAGAATCGTGCTGCTCGCCGGCCTTCTCCTGAATGGTTCTCTCCAAGCGTCGCTTGAACTGGGCTCCTTATTTACCGATCACATGGTGCTTCAGCGCGAGATGCCAATCCCCGTCTGGGGGTTGGCGGATCCGCAGGCGACGATCGAAGTCAGCTTTGGCGAGCAGATTCAGACCATCACCGCTGATGCAGAGGGCCAATGGATGCTCCATCTTGAGCCAGAGGCGGCGAGCTACGATCCGCGAACGATGACGGTGCGGGCACTGGCCTCCCAGAATGCGCCGATCGAACTGTCGGACGTCTTGGTGGGCGAAGTCTGGATTTGTTCGGGCCAGTCGAATATGCAGTTCGGTGTCAACGCCGTGCCGGAACTGAAGGCATTGACCGCGCAGTCGAAGCACATTCGCAGTTTTGAGGTGAAGCGCACTGTGGCTTTCACCGAGCAGGCGACTTGCGAGGGCGAATGGCTTGACAGCTACCCCAGCAGTGCGGTGGCCTTTGGCTTTGCATACTTTCTACAGGCACAGGCCGATGTACCGGTGGGGATCATTTTGACCGCTTGGGGGAGTTCCTCTCTGGAGGCGTGGATGCCGCGCGATATGGTCGAGACGGTGCCTCATTTTAAAACGCTCATGGAGGAGTTCGACGCAGATACCGCCACGCGTCGGAAAATCCAGTCGATTCTCGACGGTCCTCAGCCCTGGTCGAAGTCGGACGACGTTTTCCTACGGAGGCAGACGAATGTATTGTATAATGCCATGATGGCACCACTGGCGCCCTACGCTGCGCGGGGCTTGGTTTGGTATCAGGGCGAACGCAATACCCAGTCGATGTATGGTATGGTCGAGGCACCTTGGTTTGCGCGGAACTCTGGCATGCTCAAGTATGGCGATACGCTCAAAAAGTGGATGCTGCGCTACCGTCAGGAGTGGGGGCGGGATGATTTTCAATTTCTAGTGGTGATGCTGCCCGGCTATTATAATCCGCCCGAGACGAGCCCCCAAGGAGATGCTGAGAGTCCAATCACGCACTCTTGGGCATGGATACGTGAGTCCCAACTGAAAGCGCTTGAATTGCCGCATGTGGCCGTCGCCAATACCATCGACCTCGGATCTGAGAAGAACGTTCACCCGCGGGACAAGTTACCAGTGGCAGAGCGTCTGGCCCTGCTGGCCGCACGCGATATCCATGGTTTGGAGGTCGAGGCGGAAGGCCCTGTCATGCAACGCGTGGAGGCGGCCGGGGATTCGCTGGTCGTGCGTTTTGAACATGCCGCAGGACTGAAGACGACAGATGGCAAAGCGCCCAGTGCGTTTTGGATCGCCGACGAATCGGCTCACTGGGTGTCCGCCACCGCAGAGCTTCGGGGCGAGACCGTGGTGCTTCGTTCCACAGAGCTGAAGCGCCCGCTCTACGTGCGATATGCCTTTGCCGGGAAACCGGGCGTCAACCTCGTCAATGCCGCTGGCTTGCCCGCGTATCCCTTCCGGACGGACCGTTTCCAACCCTGA